Within Roseibium sp. HPY-6, the genomic segment GCTTTGTTCCGCCGTCCTGGTTTGTACGTACCTGACGCTGCAAACCTACCGAGACTTACGCTTCAGTTTTCATATGCGCTGAATCAAACAATACAACCTAAACCGAACAGACCTTCGGTTGTTGACAGCTTTTGAGGTGCGTACCTCACGATGACACAAACTGTCAATGTTGCGGCCTCGGGGCGCGGCCCGGAATTGTTTCCCTGCAATGAACAGAGCGTTCGTTTGAGCGCGGCTAGGTTTTCTGCCAATCAACGCTATTTTCTGCACAACGAACAACCAGAAAAGGACGAACCTCCATGTCTATCCGCCCGGTGACGCATATCGGTTCAACGCAGCCAACTCTTGAAGGCGCAGGTGTAAAGCTTGAGAGAGCTTTCGGTTTTCAGGACCCTGAAATGCTTGATCCATTTTTGCTGCTGGACGATTTCCGAAATGATCGACCGGAAGATTACCTGGCTGGTTTTCCCTGGCATCCCCATCGCGGTATTGAAACCATAACCTATGTCCTGGCCGGCACGGTCGAACACGGCGATAGTCTCGGCAACAAGGGCGACCTGGGCGCGGGAGACGTACAATGGATGACCGCAGGGCGCGGCATCATGCACCAGGAAATGCCGAAGGGTGATGAAAACGGGCGCATGCACGGCTTCCAGCTTTGGGCAAATCTGCCCTCATCCCTAAAAATGACCGAACCGCGCTACCAGGACGTCACGGCAAAAGACATCCCTGTAGTGACGGAAGATGACGGCAGCTCTGCACGGATTATCTGTGGTGACTTCTGGGGCAAGCGCGGCCCGGTCGACGGGATTGCTGCGGATCCTCAATACCTTGATATCCATGTGCCCGCGGGCAAGAAAAAGCGTTTGAAGGTAGATACTTACAAGCAGACTTTCGCATATATTTTCGAAGGCTCGGGGATATTTGAGGGTGCATCCGATCCCTTCGGTGTGCTGACAGAAAAGGAGTTCGAAGGCGAAGAACTGAAATTTCGGGATCAGACGGGTGACCGGACACTCGTCATATTTGGAACCGGTGACGAAATCGTGGTACACGCCGGCGAGAAAGGCATACGCTTTTTGTTGGTCTCCGGCGC encodes:
- a CDS encoding pirin family protein; its protein translation is MSIRPVTHIGSTQPTLEGAGVKLERAFGFQDPEMLDPFLLLDDFRNDRPEDYLAGFPWHPHRGIETITYVLAGTVEHGDSLGNKGDLGAGDVQWMTAGRGIMHQEMPKGDENGRMHGFQLWANLPSSLKMTEPRYQDVTAKDIPVVTEDDGSSARIICGDFWGKRGPVDGIAADPQYLDIHVPAGKKKRLKVDTYKQTFAYIFEGSGIFEGASDPFGVLTEKEFEGEELKFRDQTGDRTLVIFGTGDEIVVHAGEKGIRFLLVSGAPIKEPVAWHGPIVMNTRDELVQAVTELQNGTFIR